TAAAAACACGGTCAGCAAACCCTTGCACTTCAATTTGCAAGTTAATTTTTTCGCGGACCTTATCCTCATGTCCAGTCTGGGTGTGGACTACATACCAATTTCTTTCTTCAGACATTAACGTCCTCCTACCAAAAGACCCAGCACTTTGGTCAAACCGAAGTCAATAAAACCCACATAGGCAGAGGTCAAAGCGACCACAATAGCCACTAAGACTGTGGACTGCACCACTTCTTTGCGGCTCAACCAAGTAGATTTCTTCAGCTCAGACACACATTGCTTGAGGAAATTGATTG
This sequence is a window from Elusimicrobiaceae bacterium. Protein-coding genes within it:
- the secE gene encoding preprotein translocase subunit SecE; its protein translation is MNKAINFLKQCVSELKKSTWLSRKEVVQSTVLVAIVVALTSAYVGFIDFGLTKVLGLLVGGR